CCGGATGCGTGCCGAACCGGCCACGCCCGCATCCCTGCTGGAACTGGCAAGTGCGCTGTTCGCCAACGGCAACCGGCTGGCACGCACCGCGATGACGCTGGAGGCATTTGTCGACGAACGCGGGCAAGGCCAGAATTCGTCCGAAATCGCAGCCTTCGTCATGCATGCGGCAACGGCACTGCACGAGATCGCCGGCGCGCTGCGCGACACCCGCCGCCCCGGCGCTCTGCCTGACCTGCGTACCGAGCAGCGCTCGCTTTGCAGCCAGCTCGACACCTTGAACGACCCTGCCGCCGCCGCGCAACTGGAACGGATCAGCGACCGCCTGACCGACAACGTGAACACGCTGGCCTACGTGGTCGGACGCCAGCCGAGCGTACCGGCCGGCTGACCGCAGACGTGGCCGATTGCTGCGACCGCGGCACCACGCCCCAGTCGCGACGGTCTACACTCCGGGCATGCTCAAGATCGATACGCATGCGCACATCCTGCCGCGCGACTGGCCCAACCTCGCCGCCAAATACGGTGAAGCACGCTTTCCCGTGATGACCCACAGCGACGGCCGCTACCGCATCTACAAGGGCGGCAAGTTTTTCCGCGAAGTCTGGGATTCGGCCTTCGACGCGCAGAAACGCATCGACGACTACGCCCGCTTCGGCGTGGATGTGCAGGTGATCTCCACCGTACCGGTGCTGTTCTCCTACTGGGCGCCCGGCCACCAGGCACTGGAGCTGCACCGGCATCTGAACGACCACATGGCCGGCATGTGCCGCGACCACCCGCGCCACTACGCCGGCATCGGCACGGTGCCGCTGCAGGCGCCGAACCTGGCCGTGCGCGAACTGGAGCGCTGCATCGACGAACTGGGTCTGGCCGGCGTGCAGGTCGGCTCGCACTGCAATGCCTGGAACCTGGATGCGCCGGAACTGTTCCCGTTCTTCGAGGCCGCCGCCGACCTCGGTGCGGCGGTGATGGTGCACCCGTGGGACATGATGGGCGCGGACAGCATGCCCAAGTACTGGATGCCCTGGCTGGTCGGCATGCCGGCAGAACAGGCGCGTGCGGCATGCTGCCTGGCTTTCGGCGGCGTGCTGGAACGCCTGCCGAAGCTGCGCGTGATGCTGGCCCATGGCGGTGGCAGCTTCCCTTACACCATCGGCCGCATCGAGCATGGCTTCCGCATGCGCCCCGACCTGGTCGCCACCGACAACCCGCGCAACCCCCGCGAATACCTCAAGCAGCTGTATTTCGACTCATGCGTGCACGACGATCGCGCACTGCGCTACCTGCTGGATGTGACCGGCGTCGAGCGCGTCATGCTCGGTACCGACTATCCTTTCCCGCTGGGGGAACAGCACCCCGGCAGCGGTATCGAGGCACTCGCGCCCGACGACGCCACCCGTGCCCGGCTGTTCCACGGTACCGCACTGGAATGGCTGGGACTGCCGATCCAGCGTTTCGTCCACGATGCACACCCACAGGAGCCGGCATGAGCTTTTTGCGCCACACCACCTGCCTGACCGCCGCCGTACTGCTCGCCGCGGCGACCGGCACCGCCAGCGCCGCCGACGTCCGCATGGCGGGCGGAAACGTCCACTTCACCACACCGTCCAACTGGGTCGACATCATGCAGACCCAGGGCGACCCCGAAGTCCATGTGTTCCAGGTGCCCGACCCGTCGCCCACCGGCGACAACAGTCTCGCCCGCGTCACCGTCACGGTGAAACAGTCGCCTGACCTGTTCACCTTCAATACCTACCGCAACGACGCCGACGCCAAGGCCAAGCAGCTCGCCGACTACCGCGCCGTCCCGCTGCCCGGCGACGACCCCAACGGCAACGCCTACACGGCGCGCGAGAACGGTACCCAGTTCGACTACACCGAGTACTACTGGTTCAAGGACGGCCACGCCATCCAGTTGCGCTGCGTACGTCCGGCCACCACCCAGGCCGGCGCGCGCTGGACCAGTGCCTTCGACAAGGGCTGCCACAGCCTTGCCGCCCAGCTGGGCCGGACCGGCTGATCCACGCCACCCGATCCACGCGCCAGCGTGCCGGCGGCGCCACTGATGTGGCTCTGCCGGTCATGTTCCGCACGACCCGAGACGTTCCCATGTTGCAAGCCTTCGAAGCCAACCTCGCCTGGGCGCAGGCCGCCGATGCCGCCGACCCGCTGCGCGGCTTCCGCGATGAGTTCCTGATCCCGCCACACGAGGGCCGCGACGGCCATTACTTCTGCGGCAATTCGCTCGGCCTGCAGCCGCGTGCGGTGCGCGCCGCGATCGATGCCGAACTGGATTACTGGGGCGAGCTCGGCGTGGAGGGCCACTTCAAGGGCCGCCTGCCGTGGATGGACTACCACGAGTTCGTGCGCGACCACCTGGCCGAGGTGGTCGGCGCGCGGCCATCCGAAGTGGTGGCCATGAACACGCTGGGCGTGAACCTGCACCTGATGATGGTGAGCTTCTACCGGCCGACCGCCGAGCGGCCGGCGATCCTGATCGAGTCCGGCGCGTTTCCCACCGACCGCTATGCGGTGGAATCGCAGATCCGCTTCCACGGCTTCGATCCGGCCGATGCATTGATCGAAGTGCAAGCCGACGAACCCAACGGCACCCTGTCGATGGCAGCGTTCGAGCGCGTGTTCGCCGAACACGGTTCGCGCATCGCACTGGCGATGCTGCCCGGCATCCAGTATCGAACGGGCCAGGCCTTCGACCTCGCGGCCATCACGCAGCTGGCACGCCGGCATGGCTGTGCGATGGGCTTCGACCTGGCCCATGCGGTGGGCAACCTGCCACTGGCGCTGCACGACAGCGGCGCCGACTTCGCCATCTGGTGCAGCTACAAGTACCTCAACAGCGGCCCCGGCGCGGTGGGCGGCGCGTTCGTGCACGAACGCCATGCACAGGCCGTGCTGCCGCGCTTCGCCGGCTGGTGGGGCCACGACAAGACCACCCGCTTCCAGATGGGACCGGAGTTCGTGCCGACCGCCGGCGCCGATGGCTGGCAGCTGTCCAACCCGCCGATTCTCGCGCTGGTGCCGTTGCGCGTGTCGCTGGAGATGTTCCATCGCGCCGGCATGTCACGGCTGCGCCAGAAGTCGCTGCAACTGACCGGTTACCTGGAGTGGCTGGTGAACACGCAGCTCAACGACACACTGGAGATCGTGACCCCGGCCGAACCGGCCCGCCGCGGTGCACAGCTCTCCATCCGCGTGCGCGCCGGCCGCGAACGCGGGCGCGCCCTGTTCGAGCAGCTGATGGCCCAGGGCATCATCGGCGACTGGCGCGAACCCGACGTGATCCGCATTTCGCCGGCGCCGCTGTACAACCGGTTCGCGGACTGCCTGGCGTTTGCCGAAGCGGTTCGCCGCTGGGCCGACGGCGCCGCGGGCTGACAAGCCGCGCGGCACCTTCCCGGCAGGAAATGCGGCCGCATCCCGTCAGTTCGTCGCATCCATGCGCCGGGGCGCCAGGATCGTCTTCAGCACGTCCGCTTGCCCGGCGATCCGCACCAAGTGGGGGTATTTCAGCCCGCCGGTGTAATGCACCGCATACGTCCGGGTGAGGCCGTCGCCTGCCGCACGAATGCGCAGCGGCTGCGCGTCGCGCTGCGCACGCACGATCGCCTGGCGCAGGAGCGCCGGTGTATAGGCACGACCATCGACCGCCACCAGCGTCATGCCCGGCGCCAGGCCGGCCTTGAATGCCGGGCCGTTCCACAGCACATCGCCGATGCTGCCGTCGGGGCGCACGAACAGGCCGACCGAGAACATCGCATTGGTGCCCATGGCGCTGAATTCGCCATTGCCCACGTGTTCGATCGCGTGCTGGTAACGCGACGGCTTGTCGGTATAGACCAGCTGCCAGCCACTGCCCTCCAGGCCTGACAGCAGGGGCACCTGGTTGCCCGTGCCGTCCAGCCAGCCGTGCAGGAAACCGGCCCAGTCATACGGCTGCACCGCATCGAGCGCGGCAATCACATCGTCGAAGGTATAGGTACGGGTGACGTCGCTGCCGTTGTCGATGCCGAAGAAGCGCCGGGCGAAATCATCCAGCGAGCGCCGGCCATGACTGAGCTGCCGGATCCTGGTATCCACCGCCAGCCACAGCAACTGCCCTTCGGGATAGAAGTCGGTACCGCGCCGCCAGTTGGACCATGCCATCGGCGCGCCGTACAGCAGCTGCGCCGCAGTCGCGGTATCCGTGAGCGGCCGCCAGTCACGCCCGGGGCGATGCATCAGCATGGCGGCGCGATACGCCACCGCATCACGCCAGTCCTGCGGCGCCCACAGCCCGCTGCGCACGGTCAGCATGTCGCCCAGGTACACCGTGAGCCCCTCGTACACCCACAGCATGCCGGTGTGTTCAGGCTGCTCGAAGTCGGGTTGCCACAACCTGGCCGGGCGCCTGAACTTGCCGTTCCAGGAATGGGTGTATTCGTGCGGCAGCAACGAGGCGTCGAGCATGAAATGCGCCGGATCGCCAAACATCCGGGTACCGCCGCGGGCACGGTCGTCGCTGGACTGGTGATGCTCCAGGCCACCGGTCGACGTGTGGTCGCTGAGCGTCAGCAGGAAGTGGTAGTCGCGGTAGTGATGCGCGTGGAACAACGCCTGCGCCTGGACGACCAGTTGCCGGTAGTCCTGGATCTGCGCCGGGGTGATCCGCAACGCCTGCGCATCGTCGGCCACCATGTCGAGGAAGCGGTGCACCGTCGAGCCCTTCGGGGTGAGATCGACCTGCCGGAAATAGCGGCCGGCGATCACCGGCGAATCGACCAGCGTATTGAACGGCACCGGCTTGAAACGGACCCGGCCACCGTCACGCCCGGCCGTTTCCAGTGCGGATGCATAGCTCCAGCCGGCGGGTATCACCATCGTGGGCAGGAACAGCTGCTGCCTGGTCGGCTCGCCACCGCGATACAAGGCAACATGTTCCCAGGTCAGGTCCATCAGGTTCGGCGTGATCCGATCCGTATCCGGAAACTGGAAGCGGATATCCAGGCAGTCGACACCGGCCGGCACCACCAGATGAAACGTGAACATGTCGACCGGGTCGCGCCTCCAGGCGATGCGCTGGCCGCCGGCGGTGATCTGCAAGCCCATCATCGTGCCGATCGGGCCATCCGGCGCGTGGTCGCCGGGAATGTACTTCGGGTAGTACAGCGTCAGCTTGCCGGGCGATACCGGCATCACCTCGTGCACGTACAGCAGCTTCTGCGCCGGATCGGGCAGGCGCACCGTCAGCGCGACCGGCTCTGGCGGCGTAGCTGCATGCACCAGGACCGCGCACGGCAGGCCGAGCACCAGGGCAAGCATGCCCGCAATCAATTGCCATCGTTTCATGCTTCCCCCACGTTGTCGGCTGATGCGGCGCCTGCGCCGGCGTCATCCGGCGCAGGTCGCCCTGCGTTGGCACTGAAGCGCCTGCGCGCGGAATTTTCAAGCGGCAGCGACAGCCAGGCTGCTCAGGGAGTGCGGCTTTCGGAATGCCGCACCTGCCCTTCGCCACGGACCACGAAACGCTCGACGGTCAGCGACTCGGCACCCATCGGCCCATAGGCATGCAGGCGCGTGGTCGAAATGCCGATCTCGGCGCCCAGGCCCAGTTCGCCGCCGTCGCTGAAGCGCGACGATGCGTTGACCATCACCACCGCCGAGCGGATCGAGTGCACGAAACGCCGCGCCGCGGCCTCGTCGCGAGTGGCGATCACCTCGGTGTGGTCGGAACCATAGCGGCGAATATGGTCGATGGCGTCGTCGAGGCTGTCGACCACGCGCACTGCCAGGATCAGATCGAGGAACTCGGCGGCGTAGTCGTCGTCGGTGACCGGCCTGGCGCCGGGCATCAGCTCGCATGCCCGCGCATCGCCACGCACTTCCACCCCACGCGCCGCCAGTGCCGCAGCCGCCCGTGGCAGGAAGTCGGCGGCGATGTCGACGTGCACCAGCAGGGTCTCCAGCGCATTGCACACGCCCGGCCGCGAGGTCTTGCCGTCGACCAGCAGGTCCAGCGCCAGCGCCGGATCGGCCGCACGGTCCACATAGAGATGACACACGCCCTTGTAGTGCTTGATCACCGGCACGCGCGCATGCTCGGCGACGAAACGGATCAGCCCCTCGCCACCACGCGGAATGGCGAGATCGACGATGTCGGCGAGCTGCAGCAGTTCGACCATGGTTTCGCGACGCAGGTCCTCGACCAGGGTCACCACCGCCTCCGGCAGACCGTGCGCGCGCAGGGCCTCGTGCAGCGCCGCCGCGATGGCGGTGTTGGAGTGGATCGCTTCCGAGCCACCGCGCAGGATCACCGCATTGCCGGCCTTCAGGCACAGCGCGGCAGCATCGGCGGTGACGTTGGGCCGTGCCTCGTAGATCATCGCCACCACACCCAGCGGAATACGCACGCGCTCCACCTGCAGACCGTTGGGGCGGGTTTCGCGGCGGGTCCTGACGCCGACAGGATCGGGTAGCTCCGCCACTTCCCGCAGGGCCTTCGCGATACCTGCGACGCGCGCCTGATCCAGGCGCAGGCGATCCAGCATCGCACCCTGCACGCCCTTGGCGGCAGCCTGTGCCATGTCCTTCGCATTCGCTGCGAGGATCGCATCGCAGTGCTTCTCCAACTGGACCGCCATGCCTTGCAACAGAAGGTGCTTGCTCACGCTGTCCAGCGCGGCCAGTAGTGGCGCCGCATCGCGGCAGGCCAACGCCAAGGAACGGATGTTGCTCATGCCTCAATGCCTCCTCGGTTCTCGGCGTCGACCCATGTCACCAGATCATCGCGGTGCACGACTTCGCTGCCGTAGGTGAAGCCAAGCACGGCTTCGATGTCCCTGCTGTGCTGGCCGGCAATACGGCGCACTTCGCCAGCGGCGTACTGGCTGAGACCACGCGCCACGACCTGGCCGCCGGCGTCGACGATATCCACGAGATCACCACGCAGGAACTCGCCCAGCGCATCGGTGATACCACCGGGCAGCAGCGATGCGTGGCCCGCGGCCAGGGCACGTGCCGCACCGGCATCCACGCGAATGCGCCCCGATGCTGCGGGTGCATGACGCAGCCAATACTTGCGTGCCTGCATGCGCGTGCCGGTGGCGGCGATCAGGGTGCCATGCAACCGGCCATGCTGCAGTGCCTGCACGGTCGCCTCATCGCGCCCGCTGAACAAGACAGTGGGAACGCCAGCCGCTGCCGCCTTGGTAGCCGCTTCTAGCTTGGTGCGCATACCGCCAGTACCGACCGCACTGCCACTGCCGCCCGCCATTGCCATCACCTGCGGGGTGAGTACCTCGACCCGAAGCATGGGCTCGGCCTGGGGCTCAATGCGGGGGTCGGCGCTGTACAGCGCATCGATGTCCGAAGCGATCAGCAACAGGTCTGCATCGACCAGCGCCGCGACGATCGCCGCCAGATTGTCGTTGTCGCCCAGCTTCAGCTCGTCCACCGCCACCGTGTCGTTCTCGTTGATCACCGGCAGCACATCCAGCATCAGCAGGCTGCGCAGCGTCGCCCGTGCGTTCAGGTAGCGACGGCGGTTGCGCAGGTCGTCATGGGTCAGCAGCACCTGCGCCACCGGCCGCCCGAGCAACGATTGCCACAACGCGATCATCGGCGCCTGGCCCAGCGCGGCAAGGGCCTGCCGCTCCACGATGTCGCCGCGCGCGGGCGCATGCTGGCGCAACAGGGCGCGACCGGCCGCCACCGCTCCGGATGACACCAGCACGACCTGCCGCCCAGACGCGAGGCTGGCGGACACGAATCCGGCCAGGGCTTCGGCATAGCGAGTGGTCAGTCCGCCGCCGTCCGCCGCAAGCAGGTTGCTGCCGACCTTCAGCACCGCCCGGCGCCACGCAGGCAGCGGTTGTGCCGGCAGGCTTTCGCCATGCGACACCGCACTCATGTGGAAGCATCCCTTGGCGCGGCGACCCGGTCGCCATGGCTTTTCGGTGACGAAACCACCAGAAAGCGCACGTCGGCACGGCTTTCGTTACGCATCTGGTGGGCGGCCCCGGGCGGCACGTGCAGCCCCTGCCCCGGGCCAAGCCGGTAGAGCGCCTCATCCATTTCAAGCACGGCCTCGCCAACCAACACGTAGAAAAACTGTCGCGCGCGGACGTGGCGATGGCGCTGTTCCATCGCACCGGCCGGCATCTGCTCCTCGATCACACTGAGATCCTCGCCGGCCAACAGGTGCCAGCCATCGCAACTCCGCCCCCAGCGATAGTGCTCGACATTGCCCGCATCGACCACCGACATGATGTTCTCCGTTTAGACGTCCAGACGTCCAAGTCTAGCGCGCAAATCGTCCAGACGCAGGCTCTCACCCGAACCCGGCGACACGCGCTGGGTCAGGCTCTGCTCGGGCGTGCGCCCCGCACCTGCCGAAGCCGCCGCCTCGGCGGCGGCGCGGTACGCATCGCGGAACGGGACACCGGCCGCGGCCTGCTCGATCGCCACGTCGGTGGCATACATCGCGGGCTCGATCGCCTGGCGCATCGCCGCCTCATTCCAATCCAGCCGGGCCAGCAGGTCCGGCACCAGTTCCAGCGCCATCAGGCCATGCCGTACGCCGTGGAAGATCGAACCCTTGGAGAACTGCAGATCGCGCTGGTAGCCGGTCGGCAGCGACAGCAGCTGCTCGATCTCGGTACGCGCCGCCGCCACGCTGGCATAGCTGGCACGCAGCAGTTCCACCACGTCGGGGTTGCGCTTGTTGGGCATGATCGAGCTGCCAGTGGTGTATTCCGGCGGCAGCGAGACGAAGCCGAATTCGGCGGTGGTGAACAGCGACAGGTCCCAGGCCAGCCGACGCAGGTCGAGCATGGCAGCACCGATAGCCTCCAGCACGGCGATCTCGTACTTGCCGCGCGACAACTGGGCGTAGATCGGACTGACCTGCATGCGCGCGAAGCCGAGCGCCGTCGTGGTATGCGCGCGGTCCAGCGGCAGGTTCACGCCGTAGCCGGCAGCAGTGCCCAGCGGATTCGCGTCGATCAGCTCGCGCGTGCCGCGTGCGCGATAGGCATTGTCGATGAAGCCCTCGGCGAAACCGGCGAACCACATCCCGGTGGACGACACCACCGCACGCTGCAGATGGGTGTAGCCCGGCAGCGGAATCGCCGGCTGCGCGGCACGGTCGAGGCAGACCTGCGCGATGGCGCGGCAATGCGTCTCCAGCGCTTCGAGCTTTTCCTTCAGCCACAGCCGCGTGGCAACCAGCACCTGATCGTTGCGGCTGCGCCCGGTGTGCACGCGACGGCCGGCATCGCCTAGGCGCTCGGTGAGCCGCGCCTCGATGGCAGAATGGCCGTCCTCGTAGCGCTCGTCCAGCACGAAGGTTCCCGCACTGAAATCCTCGGCCAGCGCGTCAAGCTCGCGCTTCAGCGCCACCGCCTCGTCGGCACTTACCACGCCGATGTGCGCCAACCCTTCCACGTGCGCCTT
This window of the Dyella sp. A6 genome carries:
- the proB gene encoding glutamate 5-kinase; amino-acid sequence: MSAVSHGESLPAQPLPAWRRAVLKVGSNLLAADGGGLTTRYAEALAGFVSASLASGRQVVLVSSGAVAAGRALLRQHAPARGDIVERQALAALGQAPMIALWQSLLGRPVAQVLLTHDDLRNRRRYLNARATLRSLLMLDVLPVINENDTVAVDELKLGDNDNLAAIVAALVDADLLLIASDIDALYSADPRIEPQAEPMLRVEVLTPQVMAMAGGSGSAVGTGGMRTKLEAATKAAAAGVPTVLFSGRDEATVQALQHGRLHGTLIAATGTRMQARKYWLRHAPAASGRIRVDAGAARALAAGHASLLPGGITDALGEFLRGDLVDIVDAGGQVVARGLSQYAAGEVRRIAGQHSRDIEAVLGFTYGSEVVHRDDLVTWVDAENRGGIEA
- a CDS encoding amidohydrolase family protein codes for the protein MLKIDTHAHILPRDWPNLAAKYGEARFPVMTHSDGRYRIYKGGKFFREVWDSAFDAQKRIDDYARFGVDVQVISTVPVLFSYWAPGHQALELHRHLNDHMAGMCRDHPRHYAGIGTVPLQAPNLAVRELERCIDELGLAGVQVGSHCNAWNLDAPELFPFFEAAADLGAAVMVHPWDMMGADSMPKYWMPWLVGMPAEQARAACCLAFGGVLERLPKLRVMLAHGGGSFPYTIGRIEHGFRMRPDLVATDNPRNPREYLKQLYFDSCVHDDRALRYLLDVTGVERVMLGTDYPFPLGEQHPGSGIEALAPDDATRARLFHGTALEWLGLPIQRFVHDAHPQEPA
- a CDS encoding M61 family peptidase — protein: MKRWQLIAGMLALVLGLPCAVLVHAATPPEPVALTVRLPDPAQKLLYVHEVMPVSPGKLTLYYPKYIPGDHAPDGPIGTMMGLQITAGGQRIAWRRDPVDMFTFHLVVPAGVDCLDIRFQFPDTDRITPNLMDLTWEHVALYRGGEPTRQQLFLPTMVIPAGWSYASALETAGRDGGRVRFKPVPFNTLVDSPVIAGRYFRQVDLTPKGSTVHRFLDMVADDAQALRITPAQIQDYRQLVVQAQALFHAHHYRDYHFLLTLSDHTSTGGLEHHQSSDDRARGGTRMFGDPAHFMLDASLLPHEYTHSWNGKFRRPARLWQPDFEQPEHTGMLWVYEGLTVYLGDMLTVRSGLWAPQDWRDAVAYRAAMLMHRPGRDWRPLTDTATAAQLLYGAPMAWSNWRRGTDFYPEGQLLWLAVDTRIRQLSHGRRSLDDFARRFFGIDNGSDVTRTYTFDDVIAALDAVQPYDWAGFLHGWLDGTGNQVPLLSGLEGSGWQLVYTDKPSRYQHAIEHVGNGEFSAMGTNAMFSVGLFVRPDGSIGDVLWNGPAFKAGLAPGMTLVAVDGRAYTPALLRQAIVRAQRDAQPLRIRAAGDGLTRTYAVHYTGGLKYPHLVRIAGQADVLKTILAPRRMDATN
- a CDS encoding cupin domain-containing protein, whose protein sequence is MSVVDAGNVEHYRWGRSCDGWHLLAGEDLSVIEEQMPAGAMEQRHRHVRARQFFYVLVGEAVLEMDEALYRLGPGQGLHVPPGAAHQMRNESRADVRFLVVSSPKSHGDRVAAPRDAST
- a CDS encoding glutamate-5-semialdehyde dehydrogenase, giving the protein MSNIRSLALACRDAAPLLAALDSVSKHLLLQGMAVQLEKHCDAILAANAKDMAQAAAKGVQGAMLDRLRLDQARVAGIAKALREVAELPDPVGVRTRRETRPNGLQVERVRIPLGVVAMIYEARPNVTADAAALCLKAGNAVILRGGSEAIHSNTAIAAALHEALRAHGLPEAVVTLVEDLRRETMVELLQLADIVDLAIPRGGEGLIRFVAEHARVPVIKHYKGVCHLYVDRAADPALALDLLVDGKTSRPGVCNALETLLVHVDIAADFLPRAAAALAARGVEVRGDARACELMPGARPVTDDDYAAEFLDLILAVRVVDSLDDAIDHIRRYGSDHTEVIATRDEAAARRFVHSIRSAVVMVNASSRFSDGGELGLGAEIGISTTRLHAYGPMGAESLTVERFVVRGEGQVRHSESRTP
- the kynU gene encoding kynureninase; amino-acid sequence: MLQAFEANLAWAQAADAADPLRGFRDEFLIPPHEGRDGHYFCGNSLGLQPRAVRAAIDAELDYWGELGVEGHFKGRLPWMDYHEFVRDHLAEVVGARPSEVVAMNTLGVNLHLMMVSFYRPTAERPAILIESGAFPTDRYAVESQIRFHGFDPADALIEVQADEPNGTLSMAAFERVFAEHGSRIALAMLPGIQYRTGQAFDLAAITQLARRHGCAMGFDLAHAVGNLPLALHDSGADFAIWCSYKYLNSGPGAVGGAFVHERHAQAVLPRFAGWWGHDKTTRFQMGPEFVPTAGADGWQLSNPPILALVPLRVSLEMFHRAGMSRLRQKSLQLTGYLEWLVNTQLNDTLEIVTPAEPARRGAQLSIRVRAGRERGRALFEQLMAQGIIGDWREPDVIRISPAPLYNRFADCLAFAEAVRRWADGAAG
- the argH gene encoding argininosuccinate lyase — protein: MTQPLWQKSGIQIDQRIMRFLAGDDVVLDREFFLHDIAASKAHVEGLAHIGVVSADEAVALKRELDALAEDFSAGTFVLDERYEDGHSAIEARLTERLGDAGRRVHTGRSRNDQVLVATRLWLKEKLEALETHCRAIAQVCLDRAAQPAIPLPGYTHLQRAVVSSTGMWFAGFAEGFIDNAYRARGTRELIDANPLGTAAGYGVNLPLDRAHTTTALGFARMQVSPIYAQLSRGKYEIAVLEAIGAAMLDLRRLAWDLSLFTTAEFGFVSLPPEYTTGSSIMPNKRNPDVVELLRASYASVAAARTEIEQLLSLPTGYQRDLQFSKGSIFHGVRHGLMALELVPDLLARLDWNEAAMRQAIEPAMYATDVAIEQAAAGVPFRDAYRAAAEAAASAGAGRTPEQSLTQRVSPGSGESLRLDDLRARLGRLDV